CGTTCACGATGCAGCATCCTTTTATCCTAACTCCCAGCTACTTGTTgtcctcttcctttccccattggctgaggtactaggAAGGTACAGCCTTCCCGGACCGCCTACCACGTGTTCCGCCCCTAAACCTGTCATTTGCACCTGAAGTTCAGAAGTTCAGGCTGAGTTCTTCAAGAGACTTTGTGCTGACCCAATTATCTATTGCCTTAAAGTTCAGGAATTCGAGCTGTATTCAGACTGTCGGGGTTCTGTACCAAACCTGTGTGGCTTGAGCTTAGAAgagacattaagacccatttcaaaTACATGAACACCGATTTCTCCTAAAGACCCGCACCCATCAAATTGTTATAAGGACATCAGTAGGCACCTTTCTTATCAGGGACCAGGGATGAAGATAGCGTCAGgacaggagaggggcagggatgctgagggagcagggatgaACATAGGGAGAAGGGCAGGTAGAGTGTCAGAGAAAGGGGCAGGGAGGCGACCAAGGACAAGGAGAGggaccaggacagggacagggacgggggacTCGGGCAGGTCCCGCGGCGCATGCGCAGATAGCGGGGGCGCTCTCAGGGGCGGGGCGTGGGCGGGGCGTGGGCGGGGCTCTCCCGGCGGGGGCGGGGCGCGGGGTCCGCGCGCGCCGGCCATGCCGCGCTCCCGCCGCGCCGCGCGCCGTGAGTGAGGGGGGCCCGGGACAGGGGACCGGGGGTCGGGTCTGAGTGTGACATGGCCGGGCTGGCAGCGCCGGGCTCACAGCGCCGGGCTGGCACCGCCGGGCTCACACGAGTCTGCTCCCAACCCCGCAGGCGGCACCGGCAGCGCCCGGGCGAGCTCGCCCGGCAGCGAGGAGGAGGCCGGCAGCGAGGTGCTGAgccactgcagcagtgccagcgaGAGCGCCGGCCCCGCTGAGGAGGGAGCAGGTGAGGCACGCGGAGCCCatggtgacccccacgtgggtcGCGGTGTGCCCGCCCTCGGCCTTCCCGGCTTCACGTGGTGCCGCCCGGGCAGGGAGCGAGGCGGCGAGTGAGCAcggccaggaggaggaggaggcggaggacAGGCTGAAGGAGCACATGGACACCCTCCTGGACAAGAGGTGAGGAGCGGTGTCCCCACGCGGGCGGGCGCTCCGGGCGCGCTGCCAGCCGCGGGCAGGGACGTGCCCGGTGCCGGGACAGCCCAGCCCGTGACGTGCCGCGGTGTCTCGCAGCGCCAAGGCGCGGCAGgcggccctgcagggcctgcgcCTGGCCCTGTCCTCCAGAACCCTGTCCGAGTTCCTGCTGGAGCGCCGCCTCACGCTCACCGACTCCCTGGAGAAGTGCCTCAAGAAAGGTCAGGGGCCGGGCggccgggcgggggcggcggggccgctggGCCGTGTCTGAGGCAGGTCTCTGGTGCTGCCCACAGGTAAAGGGGAAGAACAGGCGCTGGCGGGCTGCGTCCTCACCCTCCTCTGCCTCCAGATGGGCTCCGGCCCGGAGGGAGAAGAGTTGTTCCGCAGCCTGAAGCCTCTGCTCGTCAGCGTCCTGACAGacagcacagccagccccagcgcCCGGCAGAGCGTAAGCCTGGCCCCTTTCCTCCTGGGGACACCTCCGTGCTGGGGAGAGCCCAGGCAATGCCTTTGGGAGCCCCTGCAGTGCCGGGAGGGTGACAGGATTGGGTGCTGTGGAGTGCGCTGGGGCAAAGCAGGGGCACCCCAACCCGGCTGCCCCTTGGCTGGGTGCTGGATCAGGCCTGGCATGATCCTGGGCCCGATCTAACTGTTTCCCTAACTTCTCTTGCCAGTGTGCCATGGCCCTGGGCATGTGCTGCTACATTGCTGCTGCTGACCTCGAGGTAACTGCGCCTGGGTGTTGTCTGTACCCCTGCAAGAGGGCACCCTGGGGCTGCCATGCCACCTGCCCTCAGCCCACAgtgccagagcagcctggagctgagctggagtaGGGGTACGGGGACATGAGTGACAGCCCAgcccccttccctgggcagcctggagctgagctggggggAGCCAGCAGATGGGGTGTTGTGGGTGGAGTAGCCTCCCGTGTCCCAAGGGGCTCCTGGCACCTCTTGGTATAGTGTGTCCCCCTTTGGTCCCTAGTGCACAGCTCAGTGTGGCATCTCCATGGCAGCTGTGGTCTGACTGGCACAGTTTCTCTCCTCCAGGACCTGGTTTCATGCCTGTCCTGCTTGGAGGGCATCTTCGGCACCCCCAGCACAGGCGAAGGGGGTTCAGCACCTGCCCAGCACGGGCCTCTGCACTGCAGCGCGCTCCAGTCATGGTCCCTGCTCCTCACCATCTGCCCCCCCTCCCACCTCAGGAGCATTTTGGACAAGTGAGTGGGGTGTGAAGTGAGTGGAGGCTGGTGTGGGGC
This region of Melospiza melodia melodia isolate bMelMel2 chromosome 10, bMelMel2.pri, whole genome shotgun sequence genomic DNA includes:
- the IFRD2 gene encoding interferon-related developmental regulator 2, which codes for MVTPTWVAVCPPSAFPASRGAARAGSEAASEHGQEEEEAEDRLKEHMDTLLDKSAKARQAALQGLRLALSSRTLSEFLLERRLTLTDSLEKCLKKGKGEEQALAGCVLTLLCLQMGSGPEGEELFRSLKPLLVSVLTDSTASPSARQSCAMALGMCCYIAAADLEDLVSCLSCLEGIFGTPSTGEGGSAPAQHGPLHCSALQSWSLLLTICPPSHLRSILDNRWLQLPPLLTSSSVALRILAGETIALLFELAQDLEEDLCHQDTEFLCTQLKVLATESNKYRAKTDRRRQRSIFRDILRFIETGEYQEETVRFGLECMYLDSWARQRTYQAFKEVLGSGIHHHLQNNELLREIFGLGPPLVLDAAALKASKVSRFEKHLYNSAAFKARTKARSRVRDKRADVL